The genomic stretch GATGGCCACGGCGGGACCCGGCAGTTCGGCGCGGATGCGGCGCAGCAGGCCGTCCACCATCTCGGCGTACCCGAACACGAGGCCGGACTGCAGGGCGTGCGTGGTGTTCTTCCCGATGGCCGTGCCGGGCGCCTGCAGCGTGATGCGAGGCAGTTTCGCGGCGCGGCTGAACAGCGCGTCCGCGCTGACCTGCGCGCCGGTGGCGAGCACGCCGCCCAGGAAGCGGCGTCCGCGGCCGATCACGTCGAAGTTGGTGCTGGTGCCGAAGTCCACGACCACGGCGTACTCGTGGTGCCCCAGGTACTTCTCGGCGCCGAACAGGTTGCACAGGCGGTCGGCGCCCACGGCGTCGGGCACGTCGAGTTCCACGCTGACGTCCGGGAGGTTCGTGGCGCGCACCTCGAAGGCCTCCACCGCGAAGTGGCGGCGCAGGGCCAGGACGTAGTTCTCCCCCAGGGGCGGCGCGACGCTGCTGAGCACCGCGGCGCGCGGCGTGGGCGCGCCCGTCAGCGCCAGCAGGCCGTGCAGGCGCATGGCGAGGTCGTCCGGGAGGTGCTCGCGGTTCGTGCGGATGCGCCACGTGTTTGTGAGGTTCAGCTGCTCGTCGGCCAGGCCGATCACGGTGCTGGTGTTGCCGATGTCCACGGCCAGGAGGGGGAAAGCAGGCACGCCCCGCATTCTAGGCCAGCCCTGGCTGGTCCCGGCCGGTGTGCGGCGGGTTCAGCGGAGGGTGCGGGTCAGTTCGCGGGTCATCAGGTCCTCGGCGATGGGTCCGCGGAGGCGGCCGAACAGCTGGATGTCCAGGAAGTACACGTGTCCGGCGCGGCTGGCCGGAAGGCGCTGCGCGAAGGGGTTGGCGTGCCAGTCGCGCCGGGCCTGCGCGGCGGTGTTCTTGCCGGACGCGATCACGAAGATGGCGTCGGCGCGGGTGGCGCTCAGGCCCTCGCTGCTCAGTTTCAGGTAGCCCTCGCCCAGGCTGGGGTCCTGGCGGCCGGGCAGGTCGAGGGTCAGGCCGAGGTTCTGGAAGTACCCGCCGGTCCAGTCGTGCGGGCCGAGGACGGTGTAGAGGTCGCGGGTGGCGCCCCCGGCGTTCCAGATGACTAGGGC from Deinococcus soli (ex Cha et al. 2016) encodes the following:
- a CDS encoding type III pantothenate kinase gives rise to the protein MPAFPLLAVDIGNTSTVIGLADEQLNLTNTWRIRTNREHLPDDLAMRLHGLLALTGAPTPRAAVLSSVAPPLGENYVLALRRHFAVEAFEVRATNLPDVSVELDVPDAVGADRLCNLFGAEKYLGHHEYAVVVDFGTSTNFDVIGRGRRFLGGVLATGAQVSADALFSRAAKLPRITLQAPGTAIGKNTTHALQSGLVFGYAEMVDGLLRRIRAELPGPAVAIATGGFSRTIEGICREIDHYDETLTLRGLVELWASR